In one window of Procambarus clarkii isolate CNS0578487 chromosome 63, FALCON_Pclarkii_2.0, whole genome shotgun sequence DNA:
- the LOC123769496 gene encoding digestive cysteine proteinase 1: MQQQQQQQQQVWEQLQQVWEQLQQVWEQLQQVYRHPRASQVYIYLPTPSQDTLTLSQHYSSKMKVAILFLCGLALAAANPTWEEFKAKHNRKFVDAEEELYRQKVFEENLKYVVEFNEKFERGEVTFNLAMNQFGDMTNEEFNAVMKGYKRDPKRSVGLVHNDDGLPRAATVDWRNQGAVTGVKDQGQCGSCWSFSATGSLEAQHFFKTGNLISLSEQQLVDCSTSYGNYGCDGGSMQAAFDYIRDNGGVDTEASYPYEAVDGRCRFNANNIAATVTGHVNIRALSESALQTAVADVGPISVAIDASHLSFQLYNSGVYYESSCSQLVLDHGVLAIGYGTEGGEDYWLVKNSWGTGWGISGYIKMARNRSNNCGIATDACYPTV; this comes from the exons atgcagcagcagcagcagcagcagcagcaggtgtgggaacagctgcagcaggtgtgggaacagctgcagcaggtgtgggaacagctgcagcaggtataCCGCCACCCTCGGGCATCTCAAGTATATATATACCTTCCAACACCATCCCAAGATACACTTACTCTCAGTCAGCACTACAGCTCTAAG ATGAAGGTGGCAATTTTGTTCCTGTGTGGCTTGGCCCTGGCCGCCGCCAACCCCACCTGGGAGGAGTTCAAG GCTAAACACAACCGCAAGTTCGTTGACGCCGAGGAGGAGCTCTATCGCCAGAAGGTGTTCGAGGAGAACCTGAAGTATGTCGTAGAGTTTAACGAGAAGTTCGAGAGGGGAGAAGTGACCTTCAACCTGGCGATGAACCAGTTCGGCGACATG ACCAACGAGGAGTTCAACGCTGTGATGAAGGGATACAAGAGGGACCCTAAACGCAGCGTCGGTTTGGTCCACAACGACGATGGTCTTCCTCGTGCAGCGACTGTTGACTGGCGCAACCAGGGAGCCGTGACTGGTGTCAAggaccagggacaatgtggttcaTGCTGGTCTTTCTCTGCG ACCGGCTCGTTGGAGGCCCAACACTTCTTCAAGACCGGGAACCTGATTAGTCTGTCCGAGCAGCAGCTGGTCGACTGCTCCACCTCTTATGGTAACTACGGATGTGATGGAGGAAGCATGCAAGCCGCCTTCGACTACATCAGGGACaatggtggagtcgacactgaggCATCCTACCCATACGAAGCTGTC GATGGACGCTGCCGCTTTAATGCGAACAACATCGCTGCAACTGTCACCGGACACGTCAACATTCGGGCCCTGAGCGAGAGCGCCTTGCAGACAGCTGTTGCTGATGTTGGCCCAATCTCTGTGGCCATCGACGCCTCACACCTCTCATTCCAGCTTTACAACTCTG GTGTGTACTATGAGTCCAGCTGCTCTCAGCTGGTTCTGGATCACGGTGTGCTGGCTATTGGCTAcggtactgagggcggagaggacTACTGGCTCGTCAAGAACTCTTGGGGCACCGGCTGGGGCATCAGCGGCTACATTAAGATGGCTCgcaacaggagcaacaactgTGGTATTGCCACAGATGCTTGCTACCCAACAGTCTAG
- the LOC138354501 gene encoding neurofilament heavy polypeptide-like, whose product MVALGKDSDPTKDSDPHKRFRPPQKIQTPTKDSDPHKRFRPPQKIQTPQKIQTPTKDSDPHKRFRPPQKIQTPQKIQTPHKRFRPPQKIQTPTKDSDPHKRFRPPQKIQTPTKDSDPHKRFRPHKRFRPLQKIQTPQKIQTPTKDSDPHKRFRPHKRFRPPQKIQTPQKIQTPQKIQTPTKDSDPHKRFRPHKRFRPHKRFRPPQKIQTPTKDSDPHKRFRPPQKIQTPTKDSDPHKRFRPPQKIQTPTKDSDPHKRFRPPQKIQTPTKDSDPHKRFRPPQKIQTPQKIQTPTKDSDPHKRFRPPQKIQTPQKIQTPTKDSDPHKRFRPPQKIQTPTKDSDPHKRFRPPQKIQTPTKDSDGKQQVQNNEQIHAKIYQKKNIGYSVPWGNHERFQNYGNLVDTWLIPG is encoded by the exons ATGGTGGCCCTAGG AAAAGATTCAGACCCCACAAAAGATTCAGACCCCCACAAAAGATTCAGACCCCCACAAAAGATTCAGACCCCCACAAAAGATTCAGACCCCCACAAAAGATTCAGACCCCCACAAAAGATTCAGACCCCACAAAAGATTCAGACCCCCACAAAAGATTCAGACCCCCACAAAAGATTCAGACCCCCACAAAAGATTCAGACCCCACAAAAGATTCAGACCCCCCACAAAAGATTCAGACCCCCACAAAAGATTCAGACCCCCACAAAAGATTCAGACCCCCACAAAAGATTCAGACCCCCACAAAAGATTCAGACCCCCACAAAAGATTCAGACCCCCACAAAAGATTCAGACCCCACAAAAGATTCAGACCCCTACAAAAGATTCAGACCCCACAAAAGATTCAGACCCCCACAAAAGATTCAGACCCCCACAAAAGATTCAGACCCCACAAAAGATTCAGACCCCCACAAAAGATTCAGACCCCACAAAAGATTCAGACCCCACAAAAGATTCAGACCCCCACAAAAGATTCAGACCCCCACAAAAGATTCAGACCCCACAAAAGATTCAGACCCCACAAAAGATTCAGACCCCCACAAAAGATTCAGACCCCCACAAAAGATTCAGACCCCCACAAAAGATTCAGACCCCCACAAAAGATTCAGACCCCCACAAAAGATTCAGACCCCCACAAAAGATTTAGACCCCCACAAAAGATTCAGACCCCCACAAAAGATTCAGACCCCCACAAAAGATTCAGACCCCCACAAAAGATACAGACCCCCACAAAAGATTCAGACCCCCACAAAAGATTCAGACCCCCACAAAAGATTCAGACCCCACAAAAGATTCAGACCCCCACAAAAGATTCAGACCCCCACAAAAGATTCAGACCCCCACAAAAGATTCAGACCCCACAAAAGATTCAGACCCCCACAAAAGATTCAGACCCCCACAAAAGATTCAGACCCCCACAAAAGATTCAGACCCCCACAAAAGATTCAGACCCCCACAAAAGATTCAGACCCCCACAAAAGATTCAGACCCCCACAAAAGATTCAGACGGCAAACAGCAAGTTCAAAATAATGAACAAATTCATGCCAAAATctaccaaaaaaaaaatattgggtACTCGGTTCCTTGGGGGAACCACGAACGGTTCCAGAACTATggaaacctggttgatacctggttgatacctggttga
- the LOC123769497 gene encoding digestive cysteine proteinase 1-like yields the protein MKVAILFLCGLALAAANPTWEEFKAKHNRKFVDAEEELYRQKVFEENLKYVVEFNEKFERGEVTFNLAMNQFGDMTNEEFNAVMKGYKRDPKRSVGLVHNDDGLPRAATVDWRNSGAVTGVKDQGQCGSCWSFSATGSLEAQHFFKTGNLISLSEQQLVDCSTSYGNYGCDGGSMQAAFDYIRDNGGVDTEASYPYEAVDGRCRFNANNIAATVTGHVNIRALSESALQTAVADVGPISVAIDASHLSFQLYNSGVYYESSCSQLVLDHGVLAIGYGTEGGEDYWLVKNSWGTGWGISGYIKMARNRSNNCGIATDACYPTV from the exons ATGAAGGTGGCAATATTGTTCCTGTGTGGCTTGGCCCTGGCCGCCGCCAACCCCACCTGGGAGGAGTTCAAG GCTAAACACAACCGCAAGTTCGTTGACGCCGAGGAGGAGCTCTATCGCCAGAAGGTGTTCGAGGAGAACCTGAAGTATGTCGTAGAGTTTAACGAGAAGTTCGAGAGGGGAGAAGTGACCTTCAACCTGGCGATGAACCAGTTCGGCGACATG ACCAACGAGGAGTTCAACGCTGTGATGAAGGGATACAAGAGGGACCCTAAACGCAGCGTCGGTTTGGTCCACAACGACGATGGTCTTCCTCGTGCAGCGACTGTGGACTGGCGTAACTCAGGGGCCGTGACTGGTGTCAAggaccagggacaatgtggttcaTGCTGGTCTTTCTCTGCC ACCGGCTCGTTGGAGGCCCAACACTTCTTCAAGACCGGGAACCTGATTAGTCTGTCCGAGCAGCAGCTGGTCGACTGCTCCACCTCTTATGGTAACTACGGATGTGATGGAGGAAGCATGCAAGCCGCCTTCGACTACATCAGGGACaatggtggagtcgacactgaggCATCCTACCCATACGAAGCTGTC GATGGACGCTGCCGCTTTAATGCGAACAACATCGCTGCAACTGTCACCGGACACGTCAACATTCGGGCCCTGAGCGAGAGCGCCTTGCAGACAGCTGTTGCTGATGTTGGCCCCATCTCTGTGGCCATCGACGCCTCACACCTCTCATTCCAGCTCTACAACTCTG GTGTGTACTATGAGTCCAGCTGCTCTCAGCTGGTTCTGGATCACGGTGTGCTGGCTATTGGCTAcggtactgagggcggagaggacTACTGGCTCGTCAAGAACTCTTGGGGCACCGGCTGGGGCATCAGCGGCTACATTAAGATGGCTCgcaacaggagcaacaactgTGGTATTGCCACAGATGCTTGCTACCCAACAGTCTAG
- the LOC138354502 gene encoding glutamine-rich protein 2-like, with the protein MEKLLHKQQVPLPLSTAPKVPNGKAKVNTIGSSAVAGTWGVEEWGVEEWGVEEWGVEEWGVEEWSVEEWGVEKWGVEEWGVEEWSVEEWGVEEWGVEEWSVEEWGVEEWGVEEWGVEEWGVEEWGVEEWGVEEWGVEEWGVEEWSVEEWSVEEWGVEEWGVEEWGVEEWSVEEWGVEEWGVEEWGVEEWGVEEWGVEEWSVEEWGVEEWGVEEWG; encoded by the exons atggagaagctgttacacaAGCAGCaggtccctctccccctctccacggcgccgaaagtccccaatggaaaggcaaaagtcaatacgattggttccagcgccgtcgcaggaact TGGGGTGTTGAAGAGTGGGGTGTTGAAGAGTGGGGTGTTGAAGAGTGGGGTGTTGAAGAGTGGGGTGTTGAAGAGTGGAGTGTTGAAGAGTGGGGTGTTGAAAAATGGGGTGTTGAAGAGTGGGGTGTTGAAGAGTGGAGTGTTGAAGAGTGGGGTGTTGAAGAGTGGGGTGTTGAAGAGTGGAGTGTTGAAGAGTGGGGTGTTGAAGAGTGGGGTGTTGAAGAGTGGGGTGTTGAAGAGTGGGGTGTTGAAGAGTGGGGTGTTGAAGAGTGGGGTGTTGAAGAGTGGGGTGTTGAAGAGTGGGGTGTTGAAGAGTGGAGTGTTGAAGAGTGGAGTGTTGAAGAGTGGGGTGTTGAAGAGTGGGGTGTTGAAGAGTGGGGTGTTGAAGAGTGGAGTGTTGAAGAGTGGGGTGTTGAAGAGTGGGGTGTTGAAGAGTGGGGTGTTGAAGAGTGGGGTGTTGAAGAGTGGGGTGTTGAAGAGTGGAGTGTTGAAGAGTGGGGTGTTGAAGAGTGGGGTGTTGAAGAGTGGGGGTAA